In Leifsonia sp. AK011, the genomic stretch CCATGAGCTGCACGTCGAAGTGGCGCATGCCGAGGGTACGGGTGGCGGCCTCGCGCACCGCAGCGAAGGCCTCGGGAAGGAGGTCGTCGAGCGACTCACCCTTCTCGTAGCGCTCGCGGAGCTCGACGGTCTCGTTCTTCAGTTCCTCGTCGGTGAGGGACGTGAAGTCCTCCTCGAGCTGGTTGACCGCCTGAGCGTAGTTGGAGAGACGGCGGAGAAGCCGTCCCTCGCCGACCCGCAGCACACGTTCGAGTACGTTCGCCACCAATGACTCCCTTACGTCGTCGGGATGTCCCGACTTGACGGCACACGAATAGGCAGTGTTACCGGTTTGTAATGCTAGCAACTAGTGGCTGGGAAACTCTTCCGAGCGTCCGGCGACGGAGCCCCACGAGAGGAGGCCCCGTCGCCGATGCCCTAGCGACGTCCGGCGAGCTTGCGCGGCTCCTCGACCGTTTCCTCGAGTGAGATGACTCCGTAATCCCAGCCCTTGCGGCGGTAGACCACACTCGGGCGGTCCGTCTCGGCGTCAATGAAGAGGAAGAAGTCGTGGCCCACGAGTTCCATGTGGTCCACGGCATCCGACACCGTCATCAGACTCGTGGGGAACACCTTCTGACGAATGACGACGGGCGAGTACTCCGGCTCCGTCTCCTCGTCGTTCTGCACCGGGATCTCACCCGTGGCGACAGCAGCGAGCACGTCGGGTGTGACGGGCGTGATGTCCACGACACTGAACCCGTCGGCGGATGCCTCACGCAGCGACACCGGACGATGCTTGCCGCGGTGCACCTTGCGGCGGTCCTTCGACTGCCGGATGCGCTCGATGAGCTTGGCCATGGCGAGATCGAGGGCGACGTACTTGTCTGAGCCCTCCGCCTCGGCACGCACGAGCGGTCCCGGACCGATGAGGGTGAGCTCGACGCGATCATCCCCGGATGACCCTCGGGTCTCATGGTGGCGGGTCACCTTGACCTCGAACGCGATCGCCTTGTCGGCGAGGTGTTCCACCTTCTCCGCCTTCTCCGTCGCGTACTCGCGGAAGCGGTCCGTGACTCCCAGGTTTCGTCCGGTGATGGTGATTTCCATGGCGACCTCCAGCCGTCTCACTGCGTTCGCCGCCCGGATCTGCCAGGCGGTTCACGCGCCTTTAGGCCCCACCGTAGTCCTCGCCCAGACGGATGTCACGGATTCCCTGCAACCTCGGAGTGAACGCGAGTGACGCGGCCCCAACGACCCTTCCGCGCGCCTCCGAGACGGCGCGTGCGGCCTCCGCGAGGGTGGCTCCGGTGGTAATGACATCGTCCACGAGAACCACCTCGCGGCCCTCGAAATCCCACCTCGCGGACATTGACCCTGCGGTGTTGCCGAGCCGTTCCTCGACGCCGAGGGACTTCTGCGCGCGGGTTCTGCGCGCGACGGCAAGCCCGGGTGCGCGACCGGCACGCGACATCCTGAGCAACAGGTGGAGGGGGTCGTAGCCGCGCGTACGGTACGAGCTGCGGCCCCGGGGCACTCTCACCAGGATCGCCGACGGGCTCGCGGCGATCGCGGCGTCGATCGCCGCAGCGAAGGGGATCGCGAGCGGACGGGCCATGTCGGTGCGGCCCTCCTCCTTGAGCGCGAGGATCAGGCGCCTCACCTCCCCCTCGTACCTCAGCGCGGTGTGGGCGAGCACCCCCGCCACGTTCCGCGGGGTGACAGCGGGGCGCAGCGCCAGACGGCACTCGTCGCAGAGTGCGCGGTCGGGCACCCCGCACCCCGCGCACTCGACGGGGAACAGGAGCGCCCGTGCGTCGCGGAAGGCATCGCGAATCATCCCCTGACCGTGCCACCGACCGGGGGGCCGTGGTCGGTGGGCGTCGCGATCTGTGGAGAACTACTGCTTGGTGCCGAGGAACGTACCGCGAAGGCCGGTGTCGACCCACCCGCCGCTCCCGCGTGGACTCAGCACGACGCCGCCTTCGTCGAGAATGCGCAACCCAGCCACGCCACCGTTGCCGCCCGCGATCGTGGTTGCGGCTTCGACAGTGCCGAGGCCAGCGCTCGGTCCCCCGATCTCGACGAGGGAGACCTCGGTTCCGGAATCGGTACGCGCGAGGGTGGCCACCGTGCGATCGCTCGCCCACGTGGCATCCACGGGGGTACCGGAGCGGACCGTCAGGTCGAAAGGCTCCCCCAGCGCGGTCGGCACGTTCGTGCCCTGCTGCCGGATGATTCCGGTGACGACCAGCCGGGGACCGACGTTCGTCTCGAGGTAGAACAGGATGCGCGTGCCATCCCTCGACACATCGATGGACTTCACGCGCGCATCGGAGGGCAGGGTGCTCGTGATCGACACTTGCGTGCCGTCCGCCTCGAAGACCGAGAGCGAGCCCGCACTCGTGCCCTCGACCGACCAGACGTACCGGAAAGGATCGAGCGCGGG encodes the following:
- the hpf gene encoding ribosome hibernation-promoting factor, HPF/YfiA family; protein product: MEITITGRNLGVTDRFREYATEKAEKVEHLADKAIAFEVKVTRHHETRGSSGDDRVELTLIGPGPLVRAEAEGSDKYVALDLAMAKLIERIRQSKDRRKVHRGKHRPVSLREASADGFSVVDITPVTPDVLAAVATGEIPVQNDEETEPEYSPVVIRQKVFPTSLMTVSDAVDHMELVGHDFFLFIDAETDRPSVVYRRKGWDYGVISLEETVEEPRKLAGRR
- a CDS encoding ComF family protein, producing MIRDAFRDARALLFPVECAGCGVPDRALCDECRLALRPAVTPRNVAGVLAHTALRYEGEVRRLILALKEEGRTDMARPLAIPFAAAIDAAIAASPSAILVRVPRGRSSYRTRGYDPLHLLLRMSRAGRAPGLAVARRTRAQKSLGVEERLGNTAGSMSARWDFEGREVVLVDDVITTGATLAEAARAVSEARGRVVGAASLAFTPRLQGIRDIRLGEDYGGA